A DNA window from Ornithinimicrobium humiphilum contains the following coding sequences:
- a CDS encoding dihydrofolate reductase family protein, with translation MRTLIVTEFITLDGIVDSPGGGDHPEAGWTFRAVDHDDAVYELKDREQREAGCLLLGRVTYEEFAPHWPSMEEFARYNSLPRYVVSRTLDETDPTWPGEVLRSLDDVRRLKEGEGDPIYVHGSATLARSLAAEGLVDRYHLLVFPLLLGSGKRLFGEGGTQRLRLVESATYGNGVTLACYAVRR, from the coding sequence GTGCGGACCCTGATCGTCACCGAGTTCATCACCCTGGACGGGATCGTCGACTCCCCCGGCGGCGGAGACCACCCCGAGGCGGGGTGGACCTTTCGGGCCGTCGACCACGACGACGCGGTCTACGAGCTCAAGGACCGGGAGCAGCGCGAGGCGGGCTGCCTGCTGCTCGGCCGCGTGACCTACGAGGAGTTCGCGCCCCACTGGCCGTCGATGGAGGAGTTCGCGCGCTACAACTCCCTGCCGCGCTACGTCGTCTCCCGCACGCTGGACGAGACCGACCCCACCTGGCCCGGCGAGGTGCTCCGGTCCCTCGACGACGTCCGCCGCCTCAAGGAGGGCGAGGGCGACCCGATCTACGTCCACGGCAGCGCCACCCTCGCCCGCTCGCTCGCGGCCGAGGGCCTGGTCGACCGATACCACCTGCTCGTCTTCCCGCTCCTCCTCGGCAGCGGCAAGCGGCTCTTCGGCGAGGGCGGCACGCAGCGGCTCCGGCTGGTCGAGTCGGCCACCTACGGCAACGGCGTGACGCTGGCCTGCTACGCGGTGCGCCGCTGA
- a CDS encoding DEAD/DEAH box helicase, whose amino-acid sequence MDRQERARLREVVADAGLLAPVARRVVEHRAATSGAGEQAREAFAGRVVEVHPPGQVHWRVLPLAPGDEEGLGRVAGAAGLVELDEQQAGLLDELARTVPADVERTRVLGPVRRLFTGPARRQEAREAAERLLTRHPLWAGEGLRRLLDRCDAQGREPAFPMSLTQALSPSVGLRDALGRPPDRAEVVAFEGGGLVAALPLLASVIPREQAAREQVLAAGGAVREAVARRLLEEMPVERLREATNERIRVGALEAAGLTTVQDVLERGAPLASLPGVGEVTARRIQGAAATLATLARDGASVTVDPHDRTPEATRLLTALHTWEVLRQAAKTTDVIALAQSLEPLAATIPPGATHLAVLGYGATPKDLLELLAPLPGRARELADALDRAMTGEAWDDFLRRPTDYFSLLSELGLVEETGTYGDLPDDVVEAVREQALDTRLLRVSLRGYQSFAARFALVRRKVLIGDEMGLGKTIEALAVLTHLAADRGRWFLVVCPASVLTGWTREIALRTELDVRRLHGPERDAEARRWRRDGGVAVTTYSTLGRIQEHLDGFELDALVVDEAHYVKNPGAGRSRRVRALAARTQHVVLLTGTPLENRVEEFASLVEMLQPDLLDVETATPVEFRRAVAPVYLRRNVEDVLVELPELVEVDDWLELSTADHEAYREAVERGSFQDMRRAAFRSGAASAKLARLVEIVEEAEDNGRRVIVFSHFREVLDAVARALPGRVFGPLTGSLPAERRQEVVDEFSVARGGAVLVAQIQVGGVGLNIQAASVVVICEPQVKPTTEWQAIARARRMGQLESVQVHRLLAEDSVDERMVEILSGKSDIFHAFARISDTAQSAPEAYDVSEADLARRVIEAERRRLLGAPADKAPWPA is encoded by the coding sequence ATGGACCGGCAGGAGCGCGCGCGGCTGCGCGAGGTCGTCGCGGACGCCGGCCTGCTCGCACCGGTGGCCCGCCGCGTCGTCGAGCACCGAGCCGCCACCTCGGGCGCCGGGGAGCAGGCCCGCGAGGCGTTCGCGGGTCGCGTCGTCGAGGTCCACCCGCCGGGGCAGGTGCACTGGCGGGTGCTCCCGCTCGCTCCCGGCGACGAGGAGGGTCTGGGCCGGGTGGCGGGCGCGGCCGGGCTGGTCGAGCTCGACGAGCAGCAGGCCGGGCTCCTCGACGAGCTGGCCCGCACGGTGCCCGCCGACGTGGAGCGCACGCGGGTGCTCGGGCCGGTGCGCCGCCTCTTCACCGGGCCCGCGCGGCGCCAGGAGGCGAGGGAGGCGGCCGAGCGGCTCCTGACGCGGCACCCGCTCTGGGCGGGGGAGGGGCTGCGCCGGCTGCTCGACCGCTGCGACGCCCAGGGGCGCGAGCCAGCATTCCCGATGTCCCTGACCCAGGCGCTCTCGCCCTCCGTCGGCCTGCGTGACGCGCTCGGACGGCCCCCGGACCGGGCCGAGGTCGTGGCGTTCGAGGGCGGAGGGCTGGTCGCCGCCCTGCCGCTGCTGGCGTCCGTGATCCCGCGGGAGCAGGCGGCCCGGGAGCAGGTGCTCGCCGCCGGCGGGGCGGTGCGCGAGGCCGTCGCCCGACGACTGCTGGAGGAGATGCCCGTCGAACGGCTGCGCGAGGCCACCAACGAGCGGATCCGGGTCGGTGCCCTCGAGGCCGCCGGTCTGACCACGGTCCAGGACGTCCTGGAGCGCGGCGCGCCCCTGGCGTCGCTGCCCGGCGTCGGAGAGGTGACGGCCCGGCGCATCCAGGGCGCCGCGGCGACCCTGGCCACCCTGGCGCGGGACGGCGCGAGCGTCACCGTCGACCCGCACGACCGCACCCCGGAGGCGACGCGCCTGCTGACGGCACTGCATACCTGGGAGGTGCTGCGGCAGGCGGCGAAGACCACCGACGTCATCGCCCTGGCCCAGTCGCTCGAGCCGCTGGCCGCGACGATCCCGCCCGGGGCCACCCACCTGGCCGTGCTGGGCTACGGCGCCACCCCGAAGGACCTGCTCGAGCTGCTGGCGCCACTGCCCGGCCGGGCCCGGGAGCTCGCGGACGCGTTGGACCGGGCGATGACGGGCGAGGCGTGGGACGACTTCCTGCGCCGCCCGACCGACTACTTCTCGTTGCTCTCCGAGCTAGGCCTGGTCGAGGAAACCGGCACCTACGGCGACCTGCCCGACGACGTGGTCGAGGCGGTGCGCGAGCAGGCGCTGGACACCAGGCTGCTGCGGGTCTCGCTGCGCGGCTACCAGAGCTTCGCCGCCCGCTTCGCCCTCGTCCGGCGCAAGGTGCTCATCGGCGACGAGATGGGCCTGGGCAAGACGATCGAGGCGCTCGCGGTCCTCACCCACCTCGCCGCGGACCGCGGGCGCTGGTTCCTCGTCGTCTGCCCCGCCTCGGTGCTGACCGGCTGGACCAGGGAGATCGCGCTGCGCACCGAGCTCGACGTCCGGCGGCTGCACGGACCGGAGAGGGACGCCGAGGCCCGGCGGTGGCGGCGCGACGGCGGCGTGGCCGTGACCACCTACTCCACCCTCGGCCGGATCCAGGAGCACCTCGACGGCTTCGAGCTCGACGCGCTCGTCGTCGACGAGGCGCACTACGTCAAGAACCCCGGCGCCGGCCGGTCGCGCCGGGTCCGGGCGCTCGCCGCCCGCACGCAGCACGTCGTCCTGCTCACCGGCACGCCGCTGGAGAACCGGGTCGAGGAGTTCGCCTCCCTCGTCGAGATGCTGCAGCCGGACCTCCTCGACGTCGAGACCGCCACGCCGGTGGAGTTCCGTCGGGCGGTGGCGCCGGTCTACCTGCGGCGCAACGTCGAGGACGTGCTCGTCGAGCTGCCCGAGCTCGTCGAGGTCGACGACTGGCTGGAGCTGTCGACAGCCGACCACGAGGCCTACCGCGAGGCGGTCGAGAGGGGGAGCTTCCAGGACATGCGCCGGGCCGCCTTCCGCTCGGGCGCGGCCTCGGCGAAGCTGGCCCGGCTGGTCGAGATCGTCGAGGAGGCCGAGGACAACGGTCGCCGCGTGATCGTCTTCTCCCACTTCCGCGAGGTGCTCGACGCGGTCGCCAGGGCGCTGCCCGGCCGGGTCTTCGGCCCGCTGACCGGCTCGCTGCCGGCCGAGCGCCGGCAGGAGGTGGTCGACGAGTTCTCGGTCGCCCGGGGCGGGGCGGTGCTCGTCGCCCAGATCCAGGTCGGCGGGGTCGGGCTCAACATCCAGGCCGCCTCCGTGGTCGTCATCTGCGAGCCGCAGGTCAAGCCCACGACCGAGTGGCAGGCGATCGCCCGTGCCCGACGCATGGGTCAGCTGGAGTCGGTCCAGGTGCACCGGCTGCTCGCCGAGGACAGCGTCGACGAGCGGATGGTCGAGATCCTCTCGGGCAAGAGCGACATCTTCCACGCCTTCGCCCGCATCAGCGACACCGCGCAGAGCGCGCCCGAGGCGTATGACGTGAGCGAGGCCGACCTCGCCCGTCGCGTGATCGAGGCGGAGCGTCGCCGGCTGCTGGGCGCGCCGGCGGACAAAGCACCGTGGCCAGCGTGA
- a CDS encoding BCCT family transporter — MSAPPSAPDRPDTDAGPLAGILRPVFLPASVVILALLAGTIIFSRVAGETLDEATARVNEVVTDSVGWWYVIAVNIFLAFTIYCAVSRVGRIRLGRDDERPEFGVVSWFLMLFSAGMGIGLVFFGVAEPLSHYVLPPEAFGNEPESLGAAQDSVGLLMLQWGLHPWAIYAVVGLGLAYMSFRRGRPLAVRWLLEPLLGRKRVEGWIGHAIDTVAIVGTLFGVATSFGFGVSQILGGLEHLGWAESSPLLIIGLITGITLIAVWSVVTGVHKGLKWLSNTNMSIAALLALTVFVLGPTVFLLQAFPENLGSYLVQLPETAFHVGRYSSDGWEAAWTIAYWGWWTSWAPFVGMFIARISRGRTIREFVLGVLLAPTLVSLLWFTVFGDSAILFQQEQGSLATPDPETGDLTVDSTTALFQFFESMPGGLTTVLSVIAIVVVILFFVTSSDSGSLVIDMLASGGSTSTSPVTRTYWAVLEGAAAAVLLVAGGDVALTALQTLSVSTAAPFSVILVLGCLSLLKAFRHEVATMPLYVQVLESTPQGVPADAAQVPVAAPGAVPAARRRWWEELRGVSTTLDGLPVPPEAEGGDGPTPRIVNLRRLRQDEVHVDPETGAVEVEPRTEDPLAGEVFDTPEFEASQEFVDQQAESGEASGPAAATDSSSEEAERR; from the coding sequence ATGAGCGCACCGCCGTCCGCCCCCGACCGACCGGACACCGACGCGGGACCACTGGCCGGCATCCTGCGTCCCGTCTTCCTGCCAGCCTCGGTCGTGATCCTCGCGCTGCTGGCGGGCACCATCATCTTCAGCCGGGTCGCGGGCGAGACGCTCGACGAGGCGACCGCCCGGGTCAACGAGGTCGTGACCGACTCGGTCGGCTGGTGGTACGTCATCGCGGTCAACATCTTCCTCGCGTTCACGATCTACTGCGCGGTCTCGCGCGTCGGTCGGATCCGGCTGGGCCGGGACGACGAGCGGCCCGAGTTCGGCGTCGTCTCGTGGTTCCTCATGCTCTTCAGCGCGGGCATGGGGATCGGCCTGGTCTTCTTCGGCGTCGCCGAGCCGCTGTCCCACTACGTGCTCCCGCCGGAGGCCTTCGGCAACGAGCCCGAGTCCCTGGGTGCGGCCCAGGACTCGGTGGGCCTGCTCATGCTCCAGTGGGGCCTGCACCCGTGGGCCATCTACGCCGTCGTCGGCCTGGGCCTGGCCTACATGTCGTTCCGGCGCGGGCGCCCGCTCGCGGTGCGGTGGCTGCTCGAGCCGCTGCTGGGGCGCAAGCGGGTCGAGGGCTGGATCGGCCACGCCATCGACACCGTGGCGATCGTCGGCACGCTCTTCGGCGTCGCCACCTCCTTCGGCTTCGGCGTCAGCCAGATCCTCGGCGGGCTGGAGCACCTCGGGTGGGCCGAGAGCTCGCCGCTGCTCATCATCGGGCTCATCACCGGCATCACGCTCATCGCCGTCTGGTCGGTCGTCACCGGCGTCCACAAGGGCCTGAAGTGGTTGTCCAACACCAACATGAGCATCGCCGCCCTGCTCGCCCTCACGGTCTTCGTCCTTGGGCCCACGGTCTTCCTGCTGCAGGCCTTCCCCGAGAACCTCGGCAGCTATCTGGTGCAGCTGCCCGAGACCGCCTTCCACGTCGGCCGCTACTCCAGCGACGGTTGGGAGGCGGCGTGGACGATCGCCTACTGGGGCTGGTGGACGAGCTGGGCGCCCTTCGTCGGCATGTTCATCGCCCGGATCTCGCGCGGCCGCACCATCCGGGAGTTCGTCCTCGGCGTGCTGCTCGCCCCGACCCTCGTCAGCCTGCTGTGGTTCACGGTCTTCGGCGACAGCGCGATCCTCTTCCAGCAGGAGCAGGGCAGCCTGGCCACCCCCGACCCGGAGACCGGTGACCTGACCGTCGACAGCACGACCGCGCTCTTCCAGTTCTTCGAGTCGATGCCCGGCGGGCTCACCACGGTGCTCAGCGTGATCGCGATCGTCGTCGTCATCCTCTTCTTCGTCACGTCCTCCGACTCCGGGTCGCTGGTCATCGACATGCTCGCCAGCGGTGGGAGCACCAGCACCTCGCCGGTCACCCGCACCTACTGGGCCGTCCTGGAGGGCGCGGCCGCGGCCGTGCTGCTCGTGGCCGGCGGTGACGTGGCGCTGACGGCCCTGCAGACCCTCTCGGTCTCGACGGCCGCGCCCTTCTCGGTCATCCTCGTGCTCGGCTGTCTCTCGCTGCTCAAGGCCTTCCGCCACGAGGTGGCCACCATGCCGCTCTACGTCCAGGTGCTGGAGTCCACCCCGCAGGGTGTCCCGGCCGACGCCGCCCAGGTGCCGGTGGCGGCTCCCGGGGCGGTGCCGGCCGCGCGGCGCCGCTGGTGGGAGGAGCTGCGCGGGGTGTCGACCACCCTCGACGGCCTGCCCGTGCCGCCCGAGGCCGAGGGCGGGGACGGCCCCACCCCGCGGATCGTCAACCTGCGCCGGCTGCGGCAGGACGAGGTGCACGTCGACCCCGAGACCGGTGCCGTCGAGGTGGAGCCGCGCACCGAGGACCCGCTCGCCGGCGAGGTCTTCGACACCCCGGAGTTCGAGGCGTCGCAGGAGTTCGTCGACCAGCAGGCCGAAAGCGGCGAAGCCTCGGGGCCAGCCGCGGCGACCGATTCGTCCTCAGAGGAAGCGGAGCGACGTTAG
- a CDS encoding metallophosphoesterase family protein, producing MTDPLRVLIIADTHVPKRARDLPVRVWEEVAAADVVIHAGDWVEPALLDALEEKAARLVAVWGNNDGAELRSRLPEVARVELGGLRWGVVHETGARTRREERMRAAHPDLDVLVFGHSHIPWDSEHDGLRLLNPGSPTDRRREPSCTYLTCRVGGGELTEVTLHRL from the coding sequence GTGACCGACCCCCTCCGCGTCCTGATCATCGCCGACACCCACGTGCCGAAGCGGGCTCGCGACCTGCCCGTGCGGGTGTGGGAGGAGGTCGCGGCGGCCGACGTCGTCATCCACGCCGGCGACTGGGTCGAACCGGCCCTGCTCGACGCCCTGGAGGAGAAGGCTGCCCGGCTGGTGGCGGTCTGGGGCAACAACGACGGCGCCGAGCTGCGGTCGCGGCTGCCCGAGGTGGCGCGCGTCGAGCTCGGCGGGTTGCGCTGGGGCGTGGTGCACGAGACCGGCGCGAGGACCCGTCGCGAGGAGCGGATGCGCGCGGCCCATCCCGACCTGGACGTGCTCGTCTTCGGGCACAGCCACATCCCGTGGGACAGCGAGCACGACGGTCTGCGGCTGCTCAACCCGGGCTCGCCGACGGACCGGCGGCGCGAGCCGTCGTGCACCTACCTGACCTGCCGAGTCGGTGGCGGCGAGCTCACCGAGGTGACGCTCCACCGCCTCTGA
- a CDS encoding GntR family transcriptional regulator, translated as MSAESVEPFDDRTPIYQQIADRLRTAILSGALEEGDQVMSTTQYATTHRINPATAAKAMSTLVEEGLLHKRRGLGMFVSPGARQRLQEQRRATFWDETLAPVLAEARALGITPDQLVTYIQEQQ; from the coding sequence ATGAGTGCCGAGTCGGTCGAGCCGTTCGACGACCGGACGCCGATCTACCAGCAGATCGCCGACCGTCTGCGCACCGCGATCCTCTCCGGGGCGCTGGAGGAGGGGGACCAGGTCATGTCGACCACGCAGTACGCCACCACCCACCGCATCAACCCGGCCACCGCGGCCAAGGCGATGAGCACCCTCGTGGAGGAGGGGCTGCTCCACAAGCGCCGCGGCCTGGGGATGTTCGTCTCGCCCGGCGCGCGCCAGCGCCTGCAGGAGCAGCGCCGGGCCACCTTCTGGGACGAGACCCTCGCTCCCGTCCTCGCCGAGGCCCGCGCGCTCGGCATCACACCCGACCAGCTCGTCACCTACATCCAGGAGCAGCAGTGA
- a CDS encoding ABC transporter ATP-binding protein, whose translation MNTPLGVEIDAVTHRFRGTEALTDVSLTIRPGTITGLVGRNGAGKTTLLSLVAGLRPAQTGSVRVGGREVWEDPSVTSRVCLVRERGGVLEDQRIRHTLRIQAALRPHWDQGYAERLLDRFEVPLRKTPEHLSRGQRSILGAVIGLASRAEVTLLDEVYLGMDAVARRTFYDELMADYLAHPRTIVLSSHLLDEVEDLFEDVVVLDRGRVVAAGDADEVRQQHSTAGRLASLTDVLVDVSTGRTPS comes from the coding sequence GTGAATACGCCGCTGGGCGTCGAGATCGACGCCGTCACCCACCGATTCCGCGGCACCGAGGCCCTCACGGACGTCAGCCTGACGATCCGGCCCGGCACGATCACCGGGCTCGTGGGGCGCAACGGAGCCGGCAAGACCACCCTGCTCTCGCTCGTCGCCGGGCTCCGCCCGGCCCAGACCGGGTCGGTGCGGGTCGGAGGGCGCGAGGTCTGGGAGGACCCGTCCGTCACCTCGCGCGTCTGCCTCGTCCGCGAGCGCGGCGGGGTGCTCGAGGACCAGCGGATACGCCATACCCTCCGCATCCAGGCGGCGCTGCGCCCGCACTGGGACCAGGGGTATGCCGAGCGCCTCCTCGACCGCTTCGAGGTGCCGCTGCGCAAGACCCCCGAGCACCTCTCCCGCGGCCAGCGCTCGATCCTGGGCGCGGTGATCGGGCTCGCCTCGCGCGCCGAGGTCACCCTGCTCGACGAGGTCTACCTGGGCATGGACGCCGTGGCGCGGAGGACCTTCTACGACGAGCTGATGGCCGACTACCTCGCCCACCCCCGCACGATCGTCCTCTCCTCCCACCTGCTCGACGAGGTGGAGGACCTCTTCGAGGACGTCGTCGTGCTCGACCGCGGCCGGGTCGTCGCCGCCGGCGACGCCGACGAGGTGCGCCAGCAGCACTCGACCGCCGGTCGCCTCGCCTCGCTCACCGACGTCCTCGTCGACGTCAGCACCGGAAGGACCCCGTCATGA
- a CDS encoding gamma carbonic anhydrase family protein, whose product MTTTGLVLALGDRRPEIHPDAWLAPHSVVSGSVTIGAGSSVWYGASLRGDNEQITVGERANFQDNVVVHADPGHPAVVGDDVSVGHAAVLHGCTVGSGTIVGMGAVVMNGAVIGEGCLVAGGAVVLEGMEIPPGSLVAGVPAKVRRELTEEERAGLMRGISHYPELATRHRAALAEQD is encoded by the coding sequence ATGACGACGACCGGACTGGTGCTGGCCCTGGGCGACCGCCGCCCCGAGATCCACCCCGACGCCTGGCTGGCGCCGCACAGCGTGGTGAGCGGGAGCGTGACCATCGGTGCGGGCAGCAGCGTCTGGTACGGCGCGTCCCTGCGCGGCGACAACGAGCAGATCACCGTGGGCGAGCGGGCCAACTTCCAGGACAACGTCGTGGTCCACGCCGACCCGGGCCACCCGGCCGTCGTGGGCGACGACGTCTCGGTCGGTCACGCCGCGGTGCTCCACGGCTGCACCGTCGGCAGCGGCACCATCGTCGGGATGGGCGCGGTCGTGATGAACGGCGCCGTCATCGGCGAAGGCTGCCTGGTCGCCGGGGGAGCCGTGGTCCTCGAGGGTATGGAGATCCCGCCCGGTTCCCTCGTGGCCGGCGTCCCGGCCAAGGTGCGCCGCGAGCTCACCGAGGAGGAGCGGGCCGGCCTGATGCGTGGCATCTCGCACTACCCCGAGCTGGCGACGCGGCACCGCGCGGCGCTGGCCGAGCAGGACTG